In a single window of the Methylococcus sp. Mc7 genome:
- a CDS encoding peptidylprolyl isomerase: MQISPHKVVLIHYILTNDEGDVLDSSSTDEPLAYIHGLGNIISGLEEALTGRIVGDSFKVTIPPEEAYGLHDENLVQAVPRDAFEGVDEILPGMQFHAESNEGMQIVTVLEVLEDEVVLDGNHPMAGMTLHFNVEVADIRDATSEELEHGHVHGPGGHHH; encoded by the coding sequence ATGCAAATCTCCCCCCACAAGGTTGTTCTCATCCACTATATCCTAACCAACGACGAGGGAGACGTCCTCGACAGCTCCAGCACGGACGAGCCGCTGGCCTACATCCATGGCTTGGGCAACATCATTTCCGGTCTCGAAGAGGCGCTGACCGGCCGGATCGTCGGCGACAGCTTCAAGGTCACCATCCCCCCCGAGGAGGCCTATGGCCTGCACGACGAAAACCTGGTCCAGGCGGTGCCGCGGGATGCCTTCGAGGGCGTCGACGAAATCCTGCCCGGCATGCAGTTCCACGCCGAATCCAACGAAGGCATGCAGATCGTGACCGTGCTGGAAGTGCTGGAAGACGAGGTGGTGCTGGACGGCAACCATCCCATGGCCGGCATGACCCTGCATTTCAATGTCGAAGTCGCCGACATCCGCGATGCAACCTCCGAAGAGCTCGAACACGGCCACGTCCACGGTCCCGGCGGTCACCACCACTGA